A section of the Verrucomicrobium sp. GAS474 genome encodes:
- a CDS encoding NfeD family protein, which produces MRLPPRRRLSLPHFSWLGTALLSLLALAQIAAAPLVYVIPIEDEIEPSLSALVRRGVREAVRLQADYLLLRIDTPGGRTDAMEEIVRAVESFPNQENTASYIDKKAASAGAFIASSTRRIYMAPGSVIGAATPVMIGSGGSPEKLPESYEKKLISFFDATGRATAERHGHNPEVFAAMVNSERGLVVDGATLVPKGRIVTLTNLEAERRYGTPPRNLLSEGTVPTLGELARKLAGPDVRIETLKPTGFETLARFLVRIAPLLLTLGMILGYLEFKAPGTWFFGIAAGLCFLLFFLGSYVAGLSGYEPLILFLLGLVLIAVEIFFLPGFIVPVATGLLLLLLAFVWAMAGQTAGPGQGFPSLHDLRGALLRLAFATIMAGAAVALLTRYVLKSGIATRTLEAATGHGPALPAGSYVALVRVGDTGRTATALRPSGAALFQQEDGPHRIDVVSDGGFLPEGARVRVTRIEGIRVVVQPA; this is translated from the coding sequence ATGCGTCTGCCTCCTCGCCGTCGCCTTTCCCTTCCCCATTTCTCTTGGCTGGGGACTGCCCTCCTCTCCCTCCTCGCGCTCGCGCAGATCGCCGCCGCGCCGCTCGTCTATGTCATCCCGATCGAGGATGAGATCGAGCCCTCCCTCTCCGCCCTCGTCCGGCGCGGCGTCCGGGAGGCCGTCCGCCTCCAGGCCGATTACCTCCTCCTCCGCATCGACACCCCCGGAGGCCGCACCGACGCGATGGAGGAGATCGTCCGCGCCGTCGAGTCGTTCCCCAACCAGGAGAACACCGCCTCCTACATCGACAAGAAAGCCGCCTCCGCCGGGGCCTTCATCGCCTCCTCGACCCGCCGCATCTACATGGCCCCCGGCTCGGTGATCGGCGCGGCGACCCCCGTCATGATCGGCTCCGGCGGCAGCCCGGAGAAGCTCCCGGAGAGCTACGAGAAGAAGCTCATCTCCTTCTTCGACGCCACGGGCCGCGCCACGGCGGAGCGCCACGGCCACAATCCCGAGGTCTTCGCCGCCATGGTGAACAGCGAGCGGGGCCTCGTCGTCGACGGCGCGACCCTCGTCCCGAAGGGCCGCATCGTCACCCTCACGAACCTCGAGGCCGAGCGCCGCTACGGCACGCCGCCGAGGAACCTCCTCTCCGAAGGGACCGTCCCGACCCTCGGCGAACTCGCCCGGAAACTCGCCGGGCCCGACGTCCGCATCGAGACGCTGAAGCCGACCGGGTTCGAGACCCTCGCCCGCTTCCTCGTCCGGATCGCCCCCCTCCTCCTCACCCTCGGGATGATCCTCGGCTACCTCGAATTCAAGGCCCCCGGCACCTGGTTCTTCGGCATCGCGGCGGGGCTCTGCTTTCTCCTGTTCTTCCTCGGCAGCTACGTCGCGGGGCTGAGCGGGTACGAGCCCCTCATCCTCTTCCTCCTCGGCCTCGTCCTGATCGCCGTCGAGATCTTCTTCCTCCCCGGCTTCATCGTCCCCGTCGCCACGGGCCTCCTCCTGCTCCTCCTCGCCTTCGTCTGGGCGATGGCCGGGCAGACCGCGGGACCGGGCCAGGGCTTCCCCTCGCTTCACGACCTCCGGGGAGCGCTCCTCCGCCTCGCCTTCGCCACGATCATGGCGGGGGCCGCCGTGGCCCTCCTCACCCGCTACGTCCTGAAGAGCGGCATCGCCACCCGGACCCTGGAGGCTGCGACCGGCCACGGCCCCGCCCTCCCCGCCGGCTCCTACGTCGCCCTCGTCCGCGTCGGCGACACCGGGCGGACCGCCACCGCCCTCCGCCCCTCCGGCGCCGCCCTCTTCCAGCAGGAGGACGGCCCCCACCGCATCGACGTCGTCTCCGACGGCGGCTTCCTCCCCGAGGGCGCCCGCGTCCGGGTCACCCGGATCGAGGGCATCCGTGTCGTCGTCCAACCCGCCTAA
- a CDS encoding ABC transporter substrate-binding protein — MRVPIYSFVAFFGGAALILSSFTLVVPPERAQANANDNANANGGDSSSEIYIGSSLPLGGAFSAVGQETKAGMEAAFRVANEKGGIFGAHLNLVTLGDGYDPLLCVQNTLQLIETNKVLALCSYVGTPTSLKAAPVWQGAKVPVVGFYTGARVLREPFNRYNIHIRPSYEQETKAAVDVFAGKFQAKTFAILYQDDSFGDAVKTATEKALRERGLAPVASGTFVRNTLHVEEAVDRIAAAAPDVVVLAGTYAPLARAIDLAKGKGLSKTIFYTVSFVGPEALAGALGSGGDHVVVSEVLPLYTDTKQPIVAAYLAALRGRAPSFPSFEGYLNARVVIEGLQRAGKHPTHESLIDAIETIRDNQIEPGLEMAYGPNDHEGLSTVHLISLDNGKWKEIETRTIPDRVAAAGH, encoded by the coding sequence ATGCGAGTTCCCATTTACTCCTTCGTCGCCTTCTTCGGCGGGGCGGCCCTCATTCTTTCGAGCTTCACTCTCGTCGTCCCGCCCGAGCGGGCGCAGGCGAATGCCAATGACAATGCCAATGCGAACGGCGGCGACAGCAGTTCGGAAATTTACATCGGCAGTTCGCTCCCCCTCGGCGGGGCGTTCTCCGCCGTCGGGCAGGAGACGAAGGCGGGGATGGAGGCGGCCTTCCGGGTCGCGAACGAAAAAGGCGGCATCTTCGGCGCCCACCTCAACCTCGTGACGCTCGGCGACGGCTACGATCCCCTGCTCTGCGTCCAGAACACCCTGCAGCTCATCGAGACGAACAAGGTCCTCGCCCTCTGCTCCTACGTCGGCACGCCGACCTCGCTGAAGGCGGCCCCCGTCTGGCAGGGGGCGAAGGTCCCCGTCGTCGGCTTCTACACCGGGGCGCGGGTGTTGCGGGAGCCGTTCAACCGCTACAACATCCATATCCGCCCCTCCTACGAGCAGGAGACGAAGGCCGCCGTCGATGTCTTCGCCGGGAAGTTCCAGGCGAAGACCTTCGCCATCCTCTACCAGGACGATTCCTTCGGCGACGCTGTGAAGACGGCGACCGAAAAGGCCCTCCGGGAACGGGGCCTCGCGCCGGTCGCCTCCGGCACCTTCGTCCGCAATACGCTCCACGTCGAGGAGGCGGTCGACCGCATCGCCGCCGCCGCCCCCGACGTCGTCGTCCTGGCGGGGACCTACGCCCCCCTGGCGCGGGCGATCGACCTGGCGAAGGGGAAGGGCCTCTCCAAGACGATCTTCTACACCGTCTCCTTCGTCGGTCCCGAGGCTCTGGCCGGGGCGCTCGGCTCTGGGGGCGATCACGTCGTCGTCAGCGAGGTGCTCCCGCTCTACACCGACACGAAGCAGCCGATCGTCGCCGCCTACCTCGCCGCCCTCCGGGGCCGGGCTCCCTCCTTCCCCTCCTTCGAGGGGTACCTCAACGCCCGGGTGGTGATCGAGGGGCTGCAGCGGGCCGGAAAGCATCCGACCCATGAATCGCTCATCGACGCCATCGAGACCATCCGCGACAACCAGATCGAGCCCGGCCTCGAGATGGCCTACGGGCCGAACGACCACGAGGGCCTGTCGACCGTCCACCTGATCTCCCTCGACAACGGGAAGTGGAAGGAAATCGAGACCCGCACCATCCCCGACCGGGTCGCCGCCGCAGGGCATTAA